In one Cottoperca gobio chromosome 12, fCotGob3.1, whole genome shotgun sequence genomic region, the following are encoded:
- the btc gene encoding probetacellulin isoform X2 has protein sequence MAQVYRLCAGIVTALALCKYSLADRNVTDESANRTVAHCHRHGNKDNCTDADTGQWTGHFSKCPEELTNYCIHGECRYIEEQKAPSCRCQRGYIGSRCEYLDLDWRIGEKRQIIIACVIAGLIFLILVIVFICICSHRRCRLCWRRGRRREEPRNGTEKLSMMDTSATHATLKAEPPHTNAV, from the exons ATGGCCCAGGTGTACAGACTCTGTGCCGGGATAGTAACAG CTCTGGCCTTATGCAAATACTCCCTGGCAGACAGGAATGTAACCGACGAGTCTGCCAATCGAACTGTGGCCCACTGTCATCGCCACGGCAACAAAGACAACTGCACAG ACGCAGATACAGGGCAGTGGACCGGACACTTCTCAAAATGTCCCGAGGAACTAACAAACTACTGCATCCACGGGGAGTGTCGTTACATTGAGGAGCAGAAGGCCCCGTCCTGCAG GTGTCAGCGAGGTTACATCGGCTCCAGGTGTGAATATCTGGACCTCGACTGGCGGATAGGAGAGAAACGACAGATCATAATCGCCTGCGTCATCGCAGGGCTCATCTTCCTCATTCTCGTCATCGTATTCATCTGCATTTGTTCACA TCGCAGGTGCAGGCTGTGTTGGCGGAGAGGAAGACGGAGGGAGGAGCCGAGGAACGGCACGGAGAAGCTCAGCATGATGGACACCAGCGCGACACACGCGACCTTAAAGGCAGAGCCACCACACACCAACGCCGTATGA
- the btc gene encoding probetacellulin isoform X1, giving the protein MAQVYRLCAGIVTALALCKYSLADRNVTDESANRTVAHCHRHGNKDNCTADADTGQWTGHFSKCPEELTNYCIHGECRYIEEQKAPSCRCQRGYIGSRCEYLDLDWRIGEKRQIIIACVIAGLIFLILVIVFICICSHRRCRLCWRRGRRREEPRNGTEKLSMMDTSATHATLKAEPPHTNAV; this is encoded by the exons ATGGCCCAGGTGTACAGACTCTGTGCCGGGATAGTAACAG CTCTGGCCTTATGCAAATACTCCCTGGCAGACAGGAATGTAACCGACGAGTCTGCCAATCGAACTGTGGCCCACTGTCATCGCCACGGCAACAAAGACAACTGCACAG CAGACGCAGATACAGGGCAGTGGACCGGACACTTCTCAAAATGTCCCGAGGAACTAACAAACTACTGCATCCACGGGGAGTGTCGTTACATTGAGGAGCAGAAGGCCCCGTCCTGCAG GTGTCAGCGAGGTTACATCGGCTCCAGGTGTGAATATCTGGACCTCGACTGGCGGATAGGAGAGAAACGACAGATCATAATCGCCTGCGTCATCGCAGGGCTCATCTTCCTCATTCTCGTCATCGTATTCATCTGCATTTGTTCACA TCGCAGGTGCAGGCTGTGTTGGCGGAGAGGAAGACGGAGGGAGGAGCCGAGGAACGGCACGGAGAAGCTCAGCATGATGGACACCAGCGCGACACACGCGACCTTAAAGGCAGAGCCACCACACACCAACGCCGTATGA
- the gng10 gene encoding guanine nucleotide-binding protein G(I)/G(S)/G(O) subunit gamma-10, with the protein MTSNSNLSNMRRLVEQLKLEASVERIKVSQAAAELQQYCLQNAGRDALLVGVPTGSNPFREPRSCAVV; encoded by the exons ATGACCTCCAATTCCAATTTATCCAACATGAGACGTCTGGTGGAACAACTGAAGCTCGAGGCCAGCGTGGAGAGAATCAAG gtgtctCAGGCGGCTGCAGAGCTCCAGCAGTACTGTCTGCAGAACGCCGGCAGAGACGCCCTGCTGGTGGGGGTCCCCACAGGCAGCAACCCCTTCAGGGAGCCCCGCTCCTGCGCTGTGGTGTGA
- the nxnl2 gene encoding nucleoredoxin-like protein 2 has translation MVEVFTGRAILNKDGDLVDPEEALRNKVVGIYFSAGWCPPCRDFTPILCDFYTELVEDSEPPAQFEIVFVSSDKSADDMVEYYHDMHGDWLALPWTDDYRHELKQRYQITAVPKLVIVKENGAVITDKGRKQIRERGRACFRSWLDAAEIFQNFKG, from the exons ATGGTGGAGGTATTTACCGGCCGCGCAATCCTGAATAAAGACGGGGATTTAGTGGATCCCGAAGAGGCGTTGAGGAATAAAGTGGTGGGGATCTACTTTTCTGCAGGATGGTGTCCGCCGTGTCGAGACTTCACACCCATCCTGTGCGATTTCTACACGGAGTTGGTGGAAGACAGTGAACCTCCAGCTCagtttgaaatagtttttgtgTCCTCTGACAAGTCTGCGGACGACATGGTTGAGTATTATCACGACATGCACGGAGACTGGCTGGCTCTGCCCTGGACGGATGACTACAGGCA tGAGTTGAAGCAGCGCTACCAAATCACAGCGGTGCCCAAACTGGTGATCGTGAAGGAGAACGGCGCCGTGATCACGGACAAGGGCAGGAAACAGATCCGGGAGCGAGGCCGGGCCTGCTTCAGGTCCTGGCTGGACGCCGCGGAGATCTTCCAGAACTTTAAGGGATAG